From a region of the Enterobacter cancerogenus genome:
- the yodD gene encoding YodD family peroxide/acid resistance protein codes for MKTNKEYSDTIKREVEVDVDALLAAINEISESEVRRAEDDSERVMVNGRDYHTYRELAEAFELDIHDFSVSEANR; via the coding sequence ATGAAGACCAACAAAGAGTATAGCGACACCATCAAACGCGAAGTCGAAGTGGATGTCGATGCCCTGCTGGCCGCCATCAATGAGATCAGTGAGTCCGAAGTACGTCGTGCAGAGGATGATTCCGAAAGGGTGATGGTAAACGGGAGGGATTACCATACCTACCGCGAGCTGGCCGAAGCGTTCGAGCTGGATATTCATGACTTTAGCGTGTCGGAGGCGAACCGCTAG
- a CDS encoding very short patch repair endonuclease: MTDVHNKATRSKNMRAIGTRDTAIEKRLAGLLTEAGFDFRVQDAALPGRPDFVIADYTCIIFTHGCFWHHHDCYLFKVPATRTDFWLDKIGKNVLRDRRDTAALIAQGWRVLVVWECALRGRLKLKDAELSERLEEWICGGGQAAQIDTQGIRPLTVSPPHTPRPPA, translated from the coding sequence ATGACGGATGTTCACAATAAGGCCACCCGCAGTAAAAACATGCGGGCCATCGGCACGCGTGATACCGCCATTGAAAAACGGCTGGCCGGCCTGCTGACCGAGGCTGGCTTCGATTTTCGCGTGCAGGACGCGGCGCTTCCCGGGCGTCCTGATTTCGTTATCGCTGATTACACGTGCATCATTTTTACCCACGGCTGTTTCTGGCATCACCACGACTGTTATCTGTTTAAAGTCCCGGCCACGCGGACTGACTTCTGGCTGGATAAAATCGGCAAGAACGTGTTGCGCGATCGGCGCGATACCGCCGCGCTTATCGCGCAGGGCTGGCGGGTATTGGTGGTCTGGGAGTGTGCGCTGCGCGGCAGGTTGAAGCTGAAGGATGCGGAGCTGAGCGAACGGCTGGAAGAGTGGATCTGCGGCGGCGGTCAGGCCGCGCAGATCGATACCCAGGGGATCCGCCCGCTTACGGTTTCTCCCCCTCACACGCCACGACCACCGGCTTAG
- the dgcQ gene encoding cellulose biosynthesis regulator diguanylate cyclase DgcQ has protein sequence MQRDTFVVRRSFLHGLRTRSNPGLIVNVCFLVVLIFSTLLTWREVVVLEEAYVSSQRNHLEIVANALDRQLQFSVDKLLFFRKSMNEALSTPLAFGVLQDAVSRFNALRTKPFWQLAVDKSRTLPVNGVSDVFVEKTTLLNRDNALLDHEISAALEVGYLLRLASSSSHRESRAMYVSRAGFWLATDAPAKTTDAISRYYAFVTQPWFTGQSERENRAGAVRWFYASTPSAVEPHSTITASVPVYHDRYWYGVIALEFTQATLRRLLMEAVDDRTEGEYQLYDTRLTLIASSELSSATVNQFDAAELAQIAKAIEGDTEGGLRMGSRYVSWVRLGHFDGVMLRVHTLDEGVRGEFGSISIVLALLWALFSAMLLISWLLIRRMVSNMYTLQHSLQWQAWHDPLTRLHNRGALFERANRLARECQAQSRPFSVIQIDLDHFKDINDRFGHQAGDKVLSHAAGLIAGGLRPCDVAGRVGGEEFCVVLPGLALPQAAAIAERIRSRIDSKEILLKKSTTLRISASFGVSCAHEKGNYNFDQLQSIADLRLYQAKQRGRNQVVWQDHDKK, from the coding sequence GTGCAACGCGATACCTTTGTTGTAAGACGGTCTTTTCTGCACGGGTTACGCACGCGTAGCAATCCAGGCCTGATTGTAAATGTCTGTTTTCTGGTGGTACTGATCTTTTCTACGCTGCTGACGTGGCGTGAGGTGGTGGTGCTGGAGGAGGCGTATGTCTCAAGCCAGCGAAACCATCTGGAAATCGTGGCGAATGCGCTGGACCGGCAGCTGCAGTTTAGCGTGGATAAGCTGCTTTTTTTTCGCAAAAGCATGAACGAGGCGCTGAGCACCCCGCTGGCGTTTGGCGTTCTGCAGGATGCCGTTTCGCGCTTTAACGCACTGCGGACAAAACCCTTCTGGCAACTGGCCGTCGATAAATCCCGAACCTTGCCCGTGAACGGCGTCTCCGACGTTTTTGTTGAAAAAACCACGCTGCTGAACCGGGATAACGCGTTGCTTGACCATGAAATCTCGGCCGCGCTTGAGGTGGGGTATTTACTGCGCCTGGCCTCCTCTTCATCCCACCGGGAATCGCGGGCGATGTACGTTTCCCGCGCCGGATTCTGGCTCGCCACCGACGCACCGGCGAAAACCACAGACGCCATTTCTCGTTACTACGCGTTCGTGACCCAGCCGTGGTTCACCGGGCAGTCCGAACGCGAAAACCGCGCGGGCGCAGTGCGCTGGTTTTACGCTTCTACCCCGTCAGCCGTCGAGCCACACTCTACGATCACCGCCAGCGTGCCGGTCTACCACGATCGCTACTGGTATGGCGTCATTGCCCTGGAATTTACCCAGGCAACCCTGCGGCGTTTGCTGATGGAGGCGGTAGATGACCGCACGGAAGGGGAGTATCAGCTGTACGACACCCGCCTTACGCTGATTGCCTCCTCTGAGCTTTCGTCAGCCACCGTTAATCAGTTCGACGCCGCCGAGCTTGCGCAGATTGCGAAGGCGATTGAGGGCGATACGGAAGGGGGGCTGCGCATGGGCAGCCGCTATGTGAGCTGGGTCAGGCTGGGACATTTCGACGGCGTAATGCTGCGGGTCCACACGCTTGATGAAGGCGTGCGTGGCGAATTCGGCAGCATCAGTATCGTGCTGGCGCTCCTGTGGGCGCTGTTCAGCGCCATGCTGCTGATCTCCTGGCTGCTTATCCGGCGGATGGTCAGCAACATGTATACCCTTCAGCACTCATTGCAGTGGCAGGCCTGGCATGACCCGCTGACCCGGCTCCACAACCGCGGAGCGCTGTTTGAGCGTGCCAACAGGCTCGCCAGAGAGTGTCAGGCGCAGTCCCGGCCATTTTCGGTTATCCAGATCGATCTTGACCACTTCAAGGACATTAATGACCGCTTCGGGCATCAGGCCGGGGATAAAGTGCTCTCTCACGCCGCAGGGCTGATTGCGGGCGGATTGCGGCCCTGCGACGTCGCCGGGCGCGTGGGCGGGGAAGAGTTCTGCGTGGTACTGCCAGGTCTTGCCCTTCCGCAAGCGGCCGCCATTGCCGAGCGCATTCGCTCGCGCATCGACAGCAAAGAGATCCTGTTGAAAAAGAGTACGACGCTGCGCATCAGCGCCTCGTTTGGCGTGAGCTGCGCCCACGAGAAGGGGAACTACAATTTTGATCAGCTGCAGTCAATCGCCGACCTGCGCCTTTACCAGGCGAAACAGCGGGGACGCAATCAGGTGGTGTGGCAGGATCACGACAAGAAGTGA
- the dsrB gene encoding protein DsrB translates to MKVNDRVTVKTDGGPRRPGVVLAIEEFNEGTMYLVSLEDYPLGIWFFNELGHPDGIFVETAE, encoded by the coding sequence ATGAAGGTCAACGATCGGGTAACCGTCAAAACGGACGGTGGGCCGCGCCGCCCGGGTGTGGTGCTGGCGATAGAGGAGTTCAACGAAGGCACCATGTACCTGGTGTCACTGGAAGACTACCCGCTCGGCATCTGGTTCTTTAATGAGCTGGGTCATCCGGATGGCATCTTTGTGGAAACGGCAGAATAA
- a CDS encoding mannosyl-3-phosphoglycerate phosphatase-related protein → MISLQETLVIITDLDGTLLDIHTYDWQPAKPWLETLRDRQIPVVLCSSKTAAEMADIQQELGLDGLPFIAENGAVIQPDVRWEDTSRSLSGMAHQDIAQCLARIRASRQYKFTTFDDVDVQTIGEWTGLTRLRATLACKHEASVTLIWRDSDAQMAQFEEELAQHGLKLVQGARFWHVLDVRCGKDVAARWLVEQYRQHENIEPTTLGLGDGPNDAPLLENVDYAVVIKGINRQGITLVNDSPERVYHTQHAGPEGWREGLDHFLS, encoded by the coding sequence ATGATTTCACTGCAGGAGACGCTGGTCATCATCACCGATCTGGATGGAACACTCCTCGATATTCACACCTATGACTGGCAGCCTGCAAAGCCATGGCTGGAGACGCTGCGCGACCGTCAAATCCCCGTGGTTCTGTGCAGCAGCAAGACCGCCGCAGAGATGGCGGACATCCAGCAAGAGTTGGGTCTGGATGGCCTGCCGTTCATTGCCGAAAACGGCGCGGTTATTCAGCCTGACGTTCGCTGGGAAGACACCTCGCGAAGCCTCAGCGGAATGGCGCACCAGGACATAGCGCAGTGTCTTGCCCGGATACGTGCCAGCAGGCAATACAAATTCACGACGTTTGACGATGTGGATGTTCAGACCATTGGCGAATGGACGGGGCTTACCCGGCTTCGCGCCACCCTCGCCTGCAAGCATGAGGCGTCCGTGACCTTAATCTGGCGCGACAGCGACGCACAGATGGCGCAATTTGAAGAAGAACTGGCCCAGCACGGCCTTAAGCTGGTGCAGGGGGCACGCTTCTGGCACGTCCTGGACGTTCGCTGCGGTAAAGACGTGGCGGCCCGCTGGCTGGTTGAGCAGTACCGCCAGCATGAGAATATCGAACCCACGACGTTAGGCCTCGGGGATGGCCCCAATGACGCCCCGCTGCTGGAAAACGTTGATTATGCGGTGGTCATTAAAGGCATTAACCGCCAGGGCATTACGCTTGTGAACGACTCGCCGGAGCGGGTTTATCATACGCAACACGCGGGCCCGGAAGGCTGGCGCGAGGGGCTGGATCACTTCTTGTCGTGA
- a CDS encoding DNA cytosine methyltransferase encodes MQENQFVTEPAPERVEKSTAAVQALLRQLLDIYDAKTLANQLENHGGSHWSPAIVKRLLISDRAGQRLSDDEFRYLQNLLPRPSAAHPNYAFRFIDLFAGIGGIRHGFEAIGGQCVFTSEWNKHAVRTYKANWYCDPDEHHFNADIRDVTLSHKSGVTDEEAAHHIRQAIPAHDVLLAGFPCQPFSLAGVSKKNALGRAHGFACDTQGTLFFDVVRIIDARRPAIFVLENVKNLKSHDGGKTFRIIMQTLDELGYDVADSKDMGADDPKIIDGKHFLPQHRERIVLVGFRRDLNLMGDFTLRNLPALYPARRPTIADLLEPAVDAKFILTPVLWKYLYRYAKKHQAKGNGFGFGMVNPNDPHSVTRTLSARYYKDGAEILIDRGWDKALGEKDFDDPINQQHRPRRLTPRECARLMGFETPQGYSFRIPVSDTQAYRQFGNSVVVPAFAAVAKLLLPRIQQAVARRQSEAVNDGCSQ; translated from the coding sequence ATGCAGGAAAATCAATTCGTCACTGAGCCCGCGCCCGAGCGGGTTGAGAAATCAACGGCAGCGGTGCAGGCGTTACTGCGCCAGCTGCTGGATATCTATGATGCAAAAACCCTGGCAAACCAGCTGGAGAACCACGGCGGGAGCCACTGGAGCCCGGCAATCGTTAAAAGACTGCTCATCAGCGACCGGGCAGGCCAGCGCCTGAGCGACGATGAGTTCCGCTACCTGCAAAATTTGCTCCCGCGTCCCTCTGCCGCGCACCCGAACTATGCGTTCCGCTTTATCGATCTCTTTGCGGGCATCGGCGGCATTCGCCACGGTTTTGAAGCGATTGGCGGCCAGTGCGTGTTTACCAGCGAGTGGAATAAACATGCGGTGCGCACCTACAAAGCCAACTGGTATTGCGATCCAGACGAACATCATTTCAATGCGGATATCCGCGACGTGACCCTGAGCCATAAAAGCGGCGTGACCGATGAAGAGGCCGCCCACCATATTCGCCAGGCTATCCCGGCGCACGATGTGCTGCTGGCGGGCTTTCCGTGTCAGCCTTTTTCTTTGGCAGGGGTCTCGAAAAAGAACGCACTGGGGCGCGCCCACGGTTTCGCCTGTGATACTCAGGGAACGCTGTTTTTCGACGTGGTACGCATTATTGACGCCCGCCGCCCGGCTATTTTTGTGCTGGAAAACGTCAAGAATTTGAAAAGCCACGACGGCGGGAAAACCTTCCGCATCATCATGCAAACCCTGGACGAACTGGGCTATGACGTGGCGGATTCGAAGGACATGGGGGCCGACGACCCGAAAATTATCGACGGCAAACATTTCCTGCCGCAGCACCGCGAGCGTATTGTGCTGGTGGGCTTCCGCCGCGATCTCAACCTGATGGGGGATTTCACGCTGCGCAATCTTCCCGCCCTCTATCCGGCTCGTCGTCCCACCATTGCGGACCTGCTGGAACCCGCCGTGGACGCAAAATTTATTCTGACCCCGGTGCTGTGGAAATATTTGTACCGCTATGCCAAAAAACATCAGGCCAAGGGTAACGGCTTTGGTTTTGGCATGGTGAATCCGAACGATCCGCACAGCGTTACCCGGACGTTATCGGCGCGCTATTACAAAGACGGTGCCGAGATCCTTATCGACAGAGGCTGGGATAAAGCGCTGGGAGAAAAAGATTTCGACGATCCGATCAACCAGCAGCACCGCCCGCGTCGCCTGACCCCGCGTGAATGTGCCCGTCTGATGGGGTTTGAAACGCCACAGGGCTACAGTTTCCGCATTCCTGTGTCGGACACCCAGGCCTATCGTCAGTTCGGCAATTCAGTGGTCGTCCCGGCGTTTGCTGCGGTCGCGAAGCTGCTGCTTCCTCGTATTCAGCAGGCCGTTGCGCGACGTCAGAGCGAGGCCGTCAATGACGGATGTTCACAATAA
- the yedA gene encoding drug/metabolite exporter YedA: MRFRHLLPLIGALFSLYIIWGSTYFVIRIGVESWPPLLMAGVRFLSAGVLLLAFLLLRGHKLPPLRPMLNAALIGLLLLAVGNGFVTIAEHRNVPSGIAAVVVATVPLFTLCFSRLFGIRTRKLEWLGIAIGLAGIVMLNSGGNLSGNPWGAVIILIGSMSWAFGSVYGSRIALPTGMMAGAIEMLAAGIVLLIASLLTGEKLTAMPPLSGFLAVGYLALFGSIIAINAYMFLIRNVSPAVATSYAYVNPVVAVLLGTGFGGETLSTIEWLALGVIVFAVVLVTLGKYLLPAKPVVVACEGEKP, translated from the coding sequence ATGCGTTTCCGGCACTTATTACCGCTCATTGGGGCGCTTTTTTCGCTGTATATCATCTGGGGTTCCACCTATTTTGTGATTCGAATTGGCGTCGAAAGCTGGCCGCCGCTGCTGATGGCCGGCGTTCGTTTCCTGTCGGCTGGCGTTCTGCTGTTGGCCTTTCTGCTGCTGCGCGGCCACAAGCTTCCACCGCTGCGCCCAATGCTCAACGCCGCCCTGATTGGCTTACTGCTTCTGGCGGTGGGCAATGGGTTCGTCACCATTGCGGAACACCGTAACGTACCCTCCGGCATTGCGGCGGTAGTTGTGGCGACCGTGCCGCTGTTTACGCTCTGCTTTAGCCGCCTGTTTGGCATTCGTACCCGCAAGCTGGAGTGGCTGGGCATTGCTATTGGGCTTGCCGGGATCGTGATGCTGAACAGCGGCGGCAACCTGAGCGGCAACCCATGGGGCGCGGTGATTATTCTGATCGGCTCGATGAGCTGGGCGTTTGGGTCCGTGTACGGCTCGCGCATTGCGCTGCCGACCGGGATGATGGCAGGGGCCATTGAGATGCTGGCGGCAGGCATTGTGCTGCTTATCGCCTCGCTGTTAACCGGCGAGAAGCTGACGGCGATGCCGCCGCTTTCGGGCTTCCTTGCCGTGGGTTATCTGGCGCTTTTCGGCTCCATTATTGCGATCAACGCCTATATGTTCCTGATCCGCAACGTCTCCCCCGCCGTCGCCACCAGCTATGCCTATGTGAACCCGGTGGTTGCGGTGCTGCTGGGAACCGGTTTTGGCGGCGAAACGCTGTCCACCATCGAGTGGCTGGCGCTGGGTGTCATCGTGTTTGCCGTGGTGCTGGTGACGCTGGGTAAATACCTGCTGCCCGCTAAGCCGGTGGTCGTGGCGTGTGAGGGGGAGAAACCGTAA
- a CDS encoding N-acetylmuramic acid 6-phosphate etherase, which yields MSIMLTGSVKERRHASTMNIDRLSTLDMLNVIHQDDAHISQAITPFLPLIARVVDNAAATLSHGGRLVIVGAGPSGRIAEQAAAEYAPGKHPVLAITAGEEANSYEQGVADLQAINFGEHDMMLALTVSGKTPWVWGAMRHAWSLGAVVAVITGDAQSEAAQLASMVIAPELGPDVVAGYGNTKAGIAQKMILNQVTTGLAVRTGRVYSNLRVDIEAKNTRWAERQIAIVMAAAGCTRAVAKAALEGGNQNCKTAVLMVLTGLDAWQAHELLAQNNGFIRVALQEAP from the coding sequence AGCACGATGAATATCGACCGGTTGTCCACGCTGGACATGCTGAACGTCATTCACCAGGATGATGCCCACATTTCACAAGCCATTACTCCCTTTTTACCTCTCATTGCCCGCGTGGTCGATAACGCCGCCGCCACGCTAAGCCATGGCGGTCGCCTGGTGATCGTGGGCGCTGGCCCTTCCGGGCGGATAGCGGAACAGGCGGCGGCGGAGTATGCGCCGGGTAAACACCCTGTCCTTGCCATCACGGCGGGAGAGGAGGCCAACAGCTATGAGCAGGGCGTGGCCGATCTTCAGGCGATCAACTTCGGCGAGCATGACATGATGCTGGCCCTCACCGTCAGCGGCAAAACGCCCTGGGTCTGGGGGGCAATGCGCCACGCCTGGTCGCTGGGGGCTGTTGTCGCGGTTATTACGGGCGACGCCCAAAGCGAAGCTGCGCAGCTGGCAAGCATGGTGATCGCCCCTGAACTGGGTCCGGACGTGGTGGCCGGGTATGGCAATACCAAAGCCGGAATTGCCCAAAAGATGATCCTCAATCAGGTGACGACCGGGTTAGCCGTTCGTACCGGGCGGGTCTACAGCAATCTGCGCGTTGATATCGAGGCGAAAAATACCCGATGGGCGGAGCGGCAAATCGCCATTGTGATGGCGGCGGCGGGCTGCACCAGGGCGGTGGCGAAAGCCGCACTGGAGGGCGGTAACCAGAATTGCAAAACGGCGGTCTTAATGGTGCTGACAGGGCTGGATGCCTGGCAGGCGCACGAACTGCTGGCGCAAAATAACGGGTTTATACGGGTGGCGTTGCAGGAAGCGCCATAA
- a CDS encoding YodC family protein: MVFLVSDEVKPKNGGPRMIVTGYSSGMVECRWHDGYGIKREAFREDELLPGDRRQQRDKA; this comes from the coding sequence ATGGTCTTTTTGGTCAGTGATGAAGTTAAGCCTAAAAATGGCGGCCCGCGCATGATTGTCACCGGGTATTCCAGCGGAATGGTGGAGTGTCGATGGCATGATGGTTACGGCATTAAGCGGGAGGCGTTTCGTGAAGACGAGCTTCTCCCCGGTGACCGACGCCAGCAGCGCGATAAGGCTTGA
- the ompC gene encoding porin OmpC, which yields MKRKVLAILVPALLMAGAANAAEMYNKNGNKVDLYGKVDARHTFSDNPGDDGDETYIQVGFKGETQITNDLTGYGQWEYKIFANDTEGANKSYNRLAYAGLKYGEYGSFDYGRNYGVVYDVEAWTDMLPVFGGDSYTWTDNFMVGRANGLATYRNNDFFGLVDGLNFALQYQGANEGANAEEDQEGTKNGHNDVRFQNGDGYGMSTSYDFAGDLEGLSLGAAYSSSDRTNQQEAYGKRYSARIAGGERAEAWTVGAKYDANNVYLAMMYAETRNMTPYGDTGIADQTQNFEAVAQYQFDFGLRPSLAWVYSKGKDMTYPGTAGNPQGQYGDVDLVNYVDLGMTYSFNKNFSTYADYKINLLDEDDAFYTRNGIATDDIVGVGMTYQF from the coding sequence ATGAAAAGAAAAGTTCTGGCAATTCTGGTACCCGCCTTATTAATGGCAGGCGCAGCAAACGCGGCTGAAATGTACAACAAGAACGGCAACAAAGTTGACCTGTACGGCAAAGTCGACGCGCGTCATACCTTCTCTGATAACCCAGGCGATGATGGTGACGAAACCTACATCCAGGTGGGTTTCAAAGGCGAAACGCAGATCACTAACGACCTGACCGGTTACGGCCAGTGGGAATATAAGATCTTCGCCAACGACACTGAAGGCGCTAATAAATCTTATAACCGTCTGGCGTATGCCGGTCTGAAATATGGCGAATACGGTTCATTCGACTATGGCCGTAATTATGGCGTGGTGTATGACGTTGAAGCCTGGACCGATATGCTGCCGGTATTCGGTGGTGATTCCTACACCTGGACCGATAACTTCATGGTTGGCCGTGCCAACGGCCTTGCAACCTACCGTAACAATGATTTCTTCGGATTGGTTGATGGCCTGAACTTTGCGCTGCAGTATCAGGGTGCGAACGAAGGCGCTAACGCCGAAGAAGACCAGGAAGGCACGAAAAATGGCCACAATGACGTTCGCTTCCAGAACGGCGACGGCTACGGCATGTCTACCTCTTATGACTTCGCGGGCGATCTCGAAGGCCTGAGCCTGGGTGCGGCCTACTCTTCTTCCGACCGTACCAACCAGCAGGAAGCATACGGTAAACGTTACAGCGCTCGCATTGCGGGCGGCGAACGTGCTGAAGCCTGGACCGTTGGCGCGAAATACGACGCAAACAATGTCTACCTGGCGATGATGTACGCGGAAACGCGCAACATGACCCCATACGGCGACACCGGTATTGCGGATCAGACCCAGAACTTTGAAGCCGTCGCACAGTATCAGTTCGACTTCGGCCTGCGTCCATCCCTGGCATGGGTTTACTCCAAGGGTAAAGACATGACTTATCCGGGTACAGCAGGTAATCCACAGGGTCAGTATGGCGATGTGGATCTGGTGAACTACGTTGACCTGGGCATGACCTACAGCTTCAATAAGAACTTCTCCACCTACGCTGATTACAAAATCAACCTGCTGGACGAAGATGACGCGTTCTATACTCGCAACGGCATTGCTACCGACGACATCGTTGGCGTTGGCATGACCTATCAATTCTAA
- a CDS encoding phosphohydrolase has protein sequence MELAPWQRRFEAWLTKNHTSDDAAHDMSHFRRVWMTAQKLMAGQPVNPLVVLTACYFHDIVSLPKNHPERGQSSQLAARKTREILQRDFPDFPAQHYAAVEHAIEAHSFSAGIAPQSLEAKIVQDADRLEALGAIGLARVFAVSGALGAALFNPEDPFAEARTLDDKAWALDHFQTKLLRLPDTMQTAAGREFARHNADFLIDFMAKLSAELQGDCLGRDSQVQNRFRRSL, from the coding sequence ATGGAACTTGCACCCTGGCAGCGCCGCTTCGAAGCGTGGCTGACCAAAAACCACACGTCGGATGACGCCGCCCATGATATGTCGCACTTTCGCCGCGTCTGGATGACGGCACAAAAACTGATGGCGGGCCAGCCGGTCAATCCGCTGGTGGTCCTCACCGCATGCTATTTTCATGACATTGTCAGCCTGCCGAAAAATCATCCTGAACGCGGCCAGTCGTCGCAGCTGGCGGCACGTAAAACGCGGGAGATTCTGCAGCGCGATTTCCCGGACTTCCCGGCGCAGCATTACGCCGCCGTGGAACATGCTATCGAAGCGCACAGCTTCAGCGCCGGGATTGCGCCGCAAAGCCTGGAGGCAAAAATCGTTCAGGATGCTGACCGGCTGGAAGCATTAGGAGCCATTGGCCTGGCGCGCGTCTTTGCGGTCTCCGGCGCGCTGGGCGCGGCACTCTTTAATCCAGAGGACCCTTTCGCCGAAGCCCGAACCTTAGATGACAAAGCCTGGGCGCTCGATCACTTCCAGACCAAGCTGCTCCGTTTACCTGACACAATGCAAACCGCAGCCGGGCGCGAATTCGCGCGGCATAACGCCGATTTCCTGATAGATTTTATGGCGAAACTCAGCGCTGAACTGCAGGGTGATTGCCTGGGGCGTGATAGCCAGGTGCAGAACCGCTTCCGTCGCAGTTTGTGA
- the rcsA gene encoding transcriptional regulator RcsA — MSTIIMDLCSYTRLGLTGYLASRGVRKRDINDAHTVDDLAAACDQHRPGVVFINEDCFIHDPANSQKIKLIINQHPKTLFIVFMAIANIHFDEYLLVRKNLLISSKSIKPESLDDILGDYLNKEVKDVGAVNLPTLSLSRTESSMLRMWMAGQGTIQISDQMNIKAKTVSSHKGNIKRKIKTHNKQVIYHVVRLTDNVTNGIFVNMR; from the coding sequence ATGTCAACGATCATTATGGATTTATGCAGTTACACCCGGCTAGGGTTAACCGGGTATCTGGCGAGCAGAGGGGTAAGAAAGAGAGACATCAACGATGCACACACCGTTGACGACCTTGCAGCCGCTTGTGACCAACACAGGCCCGGCGTGGTGTTTATTAATGAGGACTGTTTCATACACGATCCAGCCAACAGTCAGAAAATTAAGCTAATCATTAATCAGCATCCTAAGACTCTGTTTATTGTTTTTATGGCGATCGCGAATATTCACTTCGACGAATATTTGTTGGTTCGAAAAAATTTATTGATCAGTTCTAAGTCAATTAAACCCGAGTCGCTGGATGACATTTTGGGTGACTATTTGAATAAAGAAGTAAAAGATGTAGGCGCGGTTAACTTACCCACGCTTTCATTAAGCAGAACTGAATCGAGCATGTTAAGAATGTGGATGGCTGGGCAAGGGACAATTCAAATCTCAGACCAGATGAATATCAAAGCCAAAACCGTTTCGTCACATAAGGGAAATATTAAAAGGAAGATTAAAACGCATAATAAGCAAGTGATCTATCACGTCGTACGCCTGACGGATAATGTGACAAACGGAATTTTCGTCAATATGCGCTAA
- a CDS encoding DUF808 domain-containing protein — MAGSSLLTLLDDIATLLDDISVMGKLAAKKTAGVLGDDLSLNAQQVSGVRANRELPVVWGVAKGSFLNKVILVPLALLISAFIPWAITPLLMIGGAFLCFEGAEKILHSFASRKENDTPEVRQQRLEALAAQDPKTFERDKVKGAIRTDFILSAEIVAITLGIVSDAPLLNQVLILSGIAILVTVGVYGLVGLIVKLDDIGYWLEEKSSAVARGIGKGLLVLAPWLMKSLSIVGTLAMFLVGGGIVVHGIAPLHHAIEHFASAQGSLVATILPTLLNLVIGFIIGVVVVLVVKMVGKVRGTSH; from the coding sequence TTGGCAGGAAGTAGCTTATTAACATTGCTGGACGATATCGCCACCTTGCTGGATGACATTTCGGTCATGGGAAAACTGGCAGCGAAAAAGACGGCCGGCGTGCTGGGAGATGATTTATCGCTAAATGCCCAGCAGGTCAGCGGGGTCAGGGCGAACCGGGAGCTGCCCGTCGTATGGGGCGTGGCGAAGGGATCTTTTCTCAACAAGGTTATTCTTGTGCCGCTGGCGCTGTTGATCAGCGCATTTATCCCCTGGGCGATCACGCCGCTGCTGATGATTGGCGGCGCTTTTCTCTGTTTCGAAGGGGCAGAAAAAATACTGCACTCTTTTGCATCGCGTAAAGAGAACGACACGCCGGAGGTGCGCCAGCAGCGTCTGGAGGCTCTGGCCGCGCAGGATCCGAAAACCTTCGAGCGCGATAAGGTAAAAGGCGCTATCCGTACCGACTTCATTCTGTCGGCGGAAATTGTGGCGATCACCCTCGGGATTGTCTCCGACGCGCCGCTGCTCAATCAGGTGCTTATCCTGTCCGGCATCGCTATCCTGGTGACGGTGGGCGTGTATGGCCTGGTGGGGCTTATCGTGAAGCTGGATGACATTGGCTACTGGCTTGAAGAGAAGTCGAGCGCGGTCGCGAGAGGCATTGGTAAAGGCCTGCTGGTGCTTGCGCCCTGGCTGATGAAAAGCCTGTCCATTGTGGGTACCCTGGCGATGTTCCTCGTCGGCGGCGGGATCGTGGTCCACGGTATTGCGCCGCTGCACCATGCGATCGAGCATTTTGCGTCAGCGCAGGGGTCACTCGTGGCGACCATACTGCCTACGCTGCTTAACCTGGTTATCGGGTTTATCATTGGCGTCGTTGTGGTTCTTGTGGTTAAGATGGTGGGCAAAGTGCGCGGCACCTCGCATTAA